A section of the Eublepharis macularius isolate TG4126 chromosome 1, MPM_Emac_v1.0, whole genome shotgun sequence genome encodes:
- the C1H13orf42 gene encoding uncharacterized protein C13orf42 homolog has translation MIRKIHSIFHPSSRRSSLTDGIPVYDGCEVRLIRSTSMYVLGGEEQEFCEPLKKCKSTTSIDSAACLQLKEEERAWMYSKTQDCLQYLQDLLALRKKYIENIKDLKSTDKAHEVSPISTKSSKARKKPQAPIPPIQSSKNSTERKTSPLASDVREAIAYFDSVIAELDAERQRKVVVRDYRHADVDFDVITSSREHSLHSNWILRAPRRKSQDTVQASRKASQSKRNSQERTISSRKKLERYPIYLPKAVEGAFNTLKFKPKNVPKGTALA, from the exons ATGATCAGAAAAATACACTCAATATTTCACCCCAGTTCCCGCAGGAGTAGCCTGACTGATGGGATTCCAGTTTATGATGGCTGTGAAGTCCGGTTGATTCGTAGCACCTCTATGTATGTTCTTGGAGGTGAGGAGCAGGAATTCTGTGAGCCCttgaaaaaatgcaaaagcaCCACCAGCATAGACTCAGCTGCTTGCCTCCAACTCAAGGAGGAAGAAAGAGCATGGATGTACTCCAAGACCCAAGACTGTTTGCAGTACTTACAAGATCTGTTAGCTTTGAGGAAAAAATACATTGAAAACATCAAAGATTTGAAATCTACGGACAAAGCACATGAAGTTTCCCCGATATCTACAAAATCTTCCAAGGCAAGAAAAAAGCCTCAAGCCCCAATTCCTCCCATACAATCCTCCAAG AACTCAACAGAGAGGAAAACCTCACCGCTCGCTTCAGACGTAAGGGAGGCAATTGCCTATTTTGACTCAGTTATAGCAGAGTTGGACGCAGAGAGGCAGCGGAAAGTTGTTGTGAGGGATTATCGACATGCAGATGTTGATTTTGATG TGATCACTAGCTCACGAGAACACAGCTTACATTCCAACTGGATTCTTCGTGCCCCTCGGAGAAAGTCCCAAGATACCGTTCAAGCATCAAGGAAAGCAAGCCAATCAAAAAGAAACAGCCAAGAAAGAACAATCAGctccagaaagaaattggaaagaTATCCTATTTATCTGCCTAAAGCTGTGGAGGGAGCATTCAACACTCTGAAATTTAAACCCAAAAATGTGCCCAAAGGAACAGCTCTAGCCTGA